From Bacteroidales bacterium, a single genomic window includes:
- the serC gene encoding 3-phosphoserine/phosphohydroxythreonine transaminase translates to MKKVHNFNAGPSILPRVAIENTAKAVLELNGIGMSVLEISHRSKDFQAIIDEAVALFKELLNIPEGYHVLFLGGGASMQFCMVPFNFFEKKAAYLETGVWAKKAIKEAKLFGEVQIVASSADKNFTYIPKGWKIPADADYMHITTNNTIYGSEIRYDMDSPIPLIADMSSDIFSRPVDVSKYAMIYGGAQKNIGPAGTTFVVVKEDTLGKVSRKIPSMLDYRTHIDGGSMFNTPPCLPIYTIMETLRWLKALGGVKVMEEMNKKKAALLYDAIDNSKIFTGTVEKESRSLMNICFVMKEGYQQLEEEFMNFAKSKGMVGIKGHRSVGGFRASTYNALPIESVQALVDCMKEFESSKA, encoded by the coding sequence ATGAAAAAAGTACACAATTTTAACGCCGGCCCCTCCATATTGCCGAGGGTTGCCATTGAAAACACGGCAAAAGCCGTTCTTGAACTTAACGGAATAGGGATGTCCGTCCTGGAGATTTCACACAGAAGCAAAGATTTTCAGGCAATTATTGACGAAGCCGTTGCACTTTTTAAAGAGCTATTAAATATCCCTGAAGGTTACCATGTATTATTTTTAGGTGGCGGTGCCAGCATGCAGTTTTGTATGGTACCATTTAACTTTTTTGAAAAGAAGGCAGCTTATCTTGAAACGGGTGTATGGGCTAAAAAAGCCATCAAGGAAGCAAAGCTTTTTGGGGAAGTGCAAATTGTTGCTTCTTCAGCAGATAAAAATTTCACGTACATTCCAAAAGGATGGAAAATCCCTGCTGATGCAGATTATATGCACATTACCACCAACAACACTATTTACGGCTCGGAGATAAGGTATGACATGGACAGCCCTATCCCCCTTATTGCTGACATGTCGTCGGATATTTTCAGCAGACCTGTAGATGTTTCCAAATACGCCATGATATATGGCGGCGCACAGAAAAACATCGGTCCAGCTGGTACTACTTTTGTTGTAGTGAAGGAAGATACACTCGGAAAAGTTAGCCGTAAAATACCTTCCATGTTGGACTACAGAACACACATTGATGGAGGCTCGATGTTCAATACCCCTCCCTGCCTTCCGATTTACACCATTATGGAAACTCTGCGCTGGCTCAAAGCTCTTGGCGGCGTAAAAGTGATGGAAGAAATGAATAAGAAAAAAGCTGCATTGCTTTATGATGCTATTGATAACAGTAAAATTTTTACCGGAACCGTTGAAAAAGAGTCACGTTCTCTCATGAATATCTGTTTCGTGATGAAAGAAGGCTACCAGCAACTCGAAGAAGAGTTTATGAACTTTGCAAAATCAAAAGGCATGGTCGGCATTAAAGGCCATCGTTCTGTAGGAGGTTTTAGAGCTTCGACTTACAATGCCCTGCCGATAGAAAGTGTACAAGCCCTTGTGGACTGCATGAAAGAATTTGAAAGTTCCAAAGCATAA
- a CDS encoding 3-phosphoglycerate dehydrogenase translates to MAKVLIATEKPFAAAAVNGIKKIFDEAGFETVLLEKYTDKVELIGAVGDVDAMIIRSDKATAEVIAAAKNLKIIVRAGAGYDNIDLAAASERKIVAMNTPGQNSNAVAELAAGMMVFMARSQFKGGPGSELKGKKLGLHAYGYVPKMLAGIVKGFGIDVYAFDPFIPEEKITHDGVKVVKDLNELYSTCQYVSLHIPANDKTKKSINYELMSKMPKGATLINTARKEVICEDSLKRILEERPDFKYVSDIAPDCHAEINGKYENRYYATPKKQGAETSEANINAGLAAANQIVAYLKHGDTGFQVNKF, encoded by the coding sequence ATGGCAAAAGTACTTATAGCAACCGAAAAACCCTTTGCAGCTGCTGCTGTTAACGGTATTAAAAAAATTTTTGATGAAGCCGGCTTTGAAACCGTTTTATTGGAAAAATATACCGACAAAGTAGAACTTATCGGCGCTGTTGGCGATGTAGACGCCATGATTATCCGAAGCGACAAAGCCACTGCAGAAGTTATTGCCGCTGCTAAAAACCTAAAAATAATTGTTCGCGCCGGAGCCGGCTATGACAATATTGACCTTGCTGCTGCCAGCGAACGAAAAATTGTTGCAATGAACACTCCCGGGCAGAACTCTAATGCTGTGGCAGAACTCGCCGCCGGAATGATGGTGTTTATGGCTCGTTCACAATTCAAAGGCGGCCCCGGATCCGAACTGAAAGGAAAAAAACTAGGGCTGCATGCTTACGGTTATGTCCCTAAAATGTTAGCCGGCATTGTCAAAGGCTTTGGTATAGATGTTTATGCTTTTGACCCTTTTATCCCGGAAGAAAAAATTACCCATGACGGTGTAAAAGTTGTTAAAGACCTTAACGAACTTTACAGCACCTGTCAGTATGTTTCATTACATATACCTGCAAATGACAAGACAAAAAAATCCATCAATTATGAACTGATGTCGAAAATGCCAAAAGGTGCCACTCTGATAAATACAGCTCGCAAGGAAGTTATCTGTGAAGATTCCCTGAAACGCATTCTTGAGGAACGCCCTGACTTCAAATATGTCAGTGACATTGCTCCCGACTGCCATGCAGAAATAAACGGCAAATACGAGAACCGTTATTATGCCACACCAAAAAAACAAGGGGCAGAAACTTCCGAAGCCAATATCAATGCAGGACTTGCTGCTGCAAACCAAATTGTTGCCTATTTAAAACATGGAGATACCGGTTTTCAGGTAAACAAGTTTTAA
- a CDS encoding four helix bundle protein, with protein sequence MENERPTFFFRFEDLRIYNKAIEYVLWMYSNTELFPDAGKHGLAGKMILSAQAIAINIAEGSGRNKTQFIYYLKMAKSSIRECIVLTTIAQKLNFLDKIAADESRNTLIEMTKMVGALIASLQRSEKPGEKTDEEDDIQPPFDKS encoded by the coding sequence ATGGAAAACGAAAGACCTACTTTTTTCTTCAGGTTTGAAGACCTTAGGATTTATAACAAGGCGATTGAATATGTTCTCTGGATGTATTCAAATACAGAGTTATTTCCTGATGCAGGGAAACACGGACTGGCAGGAAAAATGATACTTTCAGCACAAGCCATCGCCATCAACATTGCTGAAGGCTCGGGCAGGAACAAAACACAATTTATCTATTACCTGAAAATGGCAAAAAGCTCCATCAGGGAATGTATTGTTCTAACTACTATTGCTCAGAAATTAAATTTTCTGGATAAAATAGCGGCTGATGAATCAAGAAACACTCTGATAGAAATGACTAAAATGGTAGGAGCGCTGATAGCATCATTGCAGCGAAGCGAAAAACCAGGGGAGAAGACAGATGAAGAAGATGATATCCAACCGCCCTTTGATAAAAGTTAA
- a CDS encoding acyl-CoA reductase: MSTQIYKFVNHNKNFALLGEFLCDFITDGNSINSFLNDLLRSAISKSIVSNGFFMEIHIIEAIKSIAKMLNPQKIEEWTSGYPELQNEKSIHKKVGVVLAGNIPMVGFHDMMSVLISGNIFIGKLSHNDRFLLPAIAEILFHIDEEYRKLIFFTEEKLTNFDAVIATGSNNSTRYFEYYFQRFPHIIRKNRNSIAILNGEETDEDLCLLANDIFMYFGLGCRNVSKLYFPMGYEIGVLPTCFKHYSFLSDHNKYKNNYDYYKAIFMLDKKKFYDGVFFILNEDRSLLSPISVINYEFYNDVQSLETDILKYFDKLQCIVGKEITKFPLIPFGKTQSPELWDYADNIDTISFLLNLY, translated from the coding sequence TTGAGTACGCAAATATACAAATTTGTAAATCATAATAAGAACTTCGCTTTGCTTGGAGAGTTTCTTTGTGATTTTATTACAGATGGCAATAGCATTAATAGTTTTTTGAATGATTTGCTCAGGAGTGCTATCAGTAAAAGTATTGTTTCAAATGGTTTTTTTATGGAGATACATATCATCGAGGCAATTAAATCCATTGCTAAAATGTTGAATCCTCAAAAAATAGAAGAGTGGACAAGTGGTTATCCTGAGTTGCAAAACGAAAAATCAATACATAAAAAAGTGGGAGTGGTGTTAGCAGGCAACATTCCCATGGTAGGTTTTCACGATATGATGTCTGTCTTGATTTCCGGTAATATTTTTATTGGGAAATTATCGCATAATGACAGGTTTTTATTGCCTGCCATAGCAGAAATTTTGTTTCATATTGATGAAGAATACCGCAAACTTATTTTTTTTACAGAGGAAAAACTTACAAATTTTGATGCTGTTATTGCCACTGGCAGCAATAATTCGACAAGGTATTTCGAGTATTATTTTCAAAGATTCCCTCACATAATTCGCAAAAACCGGAATAGTATTGCCATATTAAATGGGGAAGAAACAGATGAAGACTTATGCTTACTGGCCAATGATATTTTTATGTATTTCGGCCTCGGTTGCCGCAATGTGTCAAAGTTATACTTTCCCATGGGATATGAAATTGGCGTTCTTCCTACCTGTTTTAAGCATTATTCATTTTTGTCTGACCATAATAAGTATAAAAATAATTATGATTATTATAAAGCAATTTTCATGCTTGATAAGAAAAAATTTTATGATGGAGTTTTTTTTATCCTGAATGAAGATAGAAGTTTATTATCACCAATTTCTGTTATAAACTATGAATTTTATAATGATGTTCAATCTTTGGAAACAGATATTTTAAAATATTTTGATAAATTACAATGTATTGTAGGAAAAGAAATAACAAAATTTCCTCTTATTCCATTTGGCAAAACACAGTCACCAGAATTGTGGGATTATGCTGACAATATAGATACAATAAGTTTTTTATTGAATC